The Mucilaginibacter gracilis genomic interval GGTAATATGGTGTTGTTATTGGCATCGGGCATTTGTTCGTTGCCTCTTACGCCTTCTTGCGTTAATTGATTGGGATATGTTCTGGTGTAACCCGATGGCCGGTACTCATCATGAATATCAACCATTAAATGGTGCTGCGCACATTTCTGCACAGCATCATGAAGCCATGATATGGCCTGAAATGTTCCAGCTCTAACAAATCCAAATTTAATACCGGCTACACCCCATTTTTCATATAGGGGCAAAATGTCATCTAACTGTGCATCCAAGGCAACACGATTAACATAGAGCCATATGCCTATATGCTTTTCTTTCGCATAAGCCAAAATATCTGGTAGGTTCAGTTCTGGTTTGGGCTTTGTAGCATCTGATAGTTCTTTCGACCTAAATTCTGCACCGTACCAACCAGCATCCAGTAAAATGTATTGAACATGATGTTCATATGCATAATCTATAAGTTTTTTACAGCCTTGATAAGAGAGGCTTACCTCCCTTATCATTTTGCCTGGTTTTATCCATTTAGTATCTTTTATCTGGCTAGGTGCATTCAGGTTCTGCACCAAAAAATTATTTTCCAAAAGCTTGCCCGGTTTTTCGGCAATCAATACATAGCGCCAAGGGCTTATTAAACTGCCGTTTTTGCTATCGGGAACAGCACTCTGCAGGTTGCAAAAAATTGTATTAGGATTTTCTGCTTTAACCGAATATTTGATGATGGGGAAGTTAATTTGCGCAGCTTCTCCCAAAGCAACATATAGGGTGCTTTTAAGTTTAAGGGTTAATGGCCCTTCAGATTGTCCTGGCCAATTTTTTAGCGGAAGGCACATGTATGGGCTTTCTACCGCGGGCTCAAACCAAGCCGTAGCTCCTTCGGGAAAGGTAAATTGTGTATTGTCTGATGTAACGGGGAAGTATCTCTCTGCTTGGTTGATTTTAGGAAATTTGTAACGTAATGCAAACCCCTCGTTATAGGCCCTGAAAATTACTTGCAATTCATCGCTGATACCCACTTTATTAAGCGTGATAATTGTTTGATTATATTCATCTTTAATGTTATTCCGTTCGGCGTATAGCGGTTTCCATGTATTGTTGACGTGGGAACTAAGAGCGCTTTTGATTTGCAGATCGTTATTCCAAATACCAATTCCC includes:
- a CDS encoding glycoside hydrolase family 97 protein is translated as MKKETNQVLLKLVLSTLLGCFTSLGCLAQTIENIVVKSPDEGLKVAIFIKKDAAGVSKLYYSVASRAEQVILPSELGIGIWNNDLQIKSALSSHVNNTWKPLYAERNNIKDEYNQTIITLNKVGISDELQVIFRAYNEGFALRYKFPKINQAERYFPVTSDNTQFTFPEGATAWFEPAVESPYMCLPLKNWPGQSEGPLTLKLKSTLYVALGEAAQINFPIIKYSVKAENPNTIFCNLQSAVPDSKNGSLISPWRYVLIAEKPGKLLENNFLVQNLNAPSQIKDTKWIKPGKMIREVSLSYQGCKKLIDYAYEHHVQYILLDAGWYGAEFRSKELSDATKPKPELNLPDILAYAKEKHIGIWLYVNRVALDAQLDDILPLYEKWGVAGIKFGFVRAGTFQAISWLHDAVQKCAQHHLMVDIHDEYRPSGYTRTYPNQLTQEGVRGNEQMPDANNNTILPFTRFIAGPADYTLCYYDKRIKTSRAHQLALAAVYYSPLQTLYWYDKPYEIKAGLELEFWDKIPTVWDDTHVVQGEIGQYITVARRSGNAWFIGSLTNNDARELQYALTFLEAGKKYIATIYSEDDKATAIKQAVKVDRFIVTSLSMIKMNLTAGGGCAVMIEPADQHNSKGIVNLP